In Amyelois transitella isolate CPQ chromosome 5, ilAmyTran1.1, whole genome shotgun sequence, one DNA window encodes the following:
- the LOC106138144 gene encoding receptor-type tyrosine-protein phosphatase N2 isoform X2 has product MCRLSRRQALWALALLCALAPSHADGNIGCLFSASLCVEGVEWCYDDFAFGKCILIYDEEPEDGSLYKYDMSTEQLQWFEDELQRLASRGYRWEHAYTQCELQAMLYTLRQGLDPAEVNNKICDQFADPKLSSDSLEDENTEIEPDETAFVRFTPNSAKVDTDFANEVYSPPYSPDDDPTPYIIPKDLINNDEETPSDKLRDLMMMSADEDSPVVLPFEGFRERIKAENARAHNNDDASVIIDKEKKSLPDDNQVPLDPNIYPDVDGLGVRFRKFKTKPPPYTAAYLTGNRYSPLDAEVRSNALEKYKQSFAEKNFPFEYEDSDIPEPRIYFNEDGLDEMPFDAGSGEHDPYHVQDNNNMNSMPPKPSKNMQYLMNYWREIVNSKLKPQGALYAEGGPMKADELQGESGENSNFYSEDIQDLLTNEWGFMRRERDDVKKPGPRLDAKTLKILYHNKSVTAHGSPEAQKSGHNGGHDHNDYDYDPSYAYVLFKNSVDPGEVTFKVEKNSKGYDAVDVARRVDVIKEDLRRETGAQVLSTGVGDRSKRPVIRHMGVSENLFYGMELPVLLALVGSLTVLIVGGVVFAVLVKRDMSSKRKMQGLSSAADIDTEATRDYQELCRARMSGKWSGQQTTAAPPHPADPPQRITSLSREPDANSPSTRSSTSSWSEEPALTNMDISTGHMVLAYMEDHLRNKDRLEQEWRALCAYEAEPCATAAALKAENAAKNRYADVLPYDHSRVTLNTLSNHLCSDYINASTITDHDPRNPAYIAAAGPLAHTAPDFWQMVWEQGSVVMVMLTRLTENGQQLCHRYWPEEGSELYHIYEVHLVSEHIWCDDYLVRSFYLKNQRTGETRTVTQFHFLSWPENGVPASTKALLEFRRKVNKSYRGRSCPIVVHCSDGAGRTGTYCLIDMVLNRMAKGAKEIDIAATLEHIRDQRPRTVATKQQFEFVLMAVAEEVHAILKALPAHLQQLQEKKDKEKEKEKEKEKDGNDKEKPNN; this is encoded by the exons ATGTGCCGCCTGTCGCGGCGGCAGGCTCTGTGGGCGCTGGCGCTGCTGTGCGCGCTGGCGCCCTCGCACGCCGATGGTAACATAG GTTGCTTATTCAGCGCGTCGTTATGCGTGGAAGGAGTGGAATGGTGTTACGACG ATTTCGCTTTCGGGAAGTGTATTTTGATCTACGACGAAGAACCAGAAGATGGGTCCCTGTACAA GTACGATATGAGTACGGAACAGTTGCAATGGTTTGAAGACGAGTTGCAGCGGCTGGCGTCGCGCGGGTACCGCTGGGAGCATGCGTACACGCAGTGCGAACTGCAAGCCATGCTGTACACACTGCGACAAGGCTT GGATCCAGCCGAGGTGAACAATAAAATCTGTGACCAATTTGCTGACCCCAAACTTAGTTCGGATTCCCTCGAAGATGAGAATACAGAG ATTGAACCGGATGAAACAGCGTTTGTAAGGTTCACCCCAAATTCAGCTAAAGTTGATACGGATTTTGCTAATGAAGTTTATAGTCCACCTTACTCGCCCGATGACGATCCTACGCCCTATATAATACCAAAGG ATTTAATCAACAATGACGAAGAAACGCCAAGCGACAAATTACGTgatttgatgatgatgagcGCTGATGAAGATTCACCTGTAGTTTTACCATTTGAGGGATTCAGAGAAAGAATAAAAGCTGAAAACGCTAGAGCTCACAATAATGACGATGCTAGTGTTATAATAGACAAAGAGAAGAAATCCCTACCCGATGATAACCAAGTCCCACTTGATCCGAATATTTACCCAGATGTTGATGGTTTAGGCGTGCGTTTtcgtaaatttaaaactaaacctCCGCCTTATACAGCAGCGTATCTTACGGGTAATCGATATTCTCCATTGGATGCTGAAGTACGTTCAAATGCTTTAGAGAAatacaaacaaagttttgcGGAGAAAAACTTCCCGTTTGAGTACGAGGACAGCGACATACCAGAACCaaggatttattttaatgaagatGGTTTGGATGAGATGCCATTTGATGCTGGTAGTGGAGAACATGATCCATATCATGTTCAAg ATAACAACAACATGAATAGTATGCCACCAAAACCATCAAAAAATATGCAGTATCTCATGAACTATTGGCGGGAAATAGTGAATTCTAAATTAAAACCACAAGGTGCCCTATACGCGGAGGGAGGTCCGATGAAAGCTGATGAGTTACAAGGCGAGTCAG gtgaaaattcaaatttttattccgaGGATATTCAAGATTTACTAACTAATGAGTGGGGATTTATGCGTAGGGAAAGAGACGATGTTAAAAAGCCCGGGCCGCGCCTGGATGCTAAAacattaaagattttataCCACAATAAATCAGTGACAG CTCATGGATCTCCAGAAGCACAAAAATCGGGCCATAATGGAGGTCATGACCATAATGATTACGACTACGATCCTTCCTACGCTTACGTCCTATTCAAAAACAg cgTTGACCCTGGTGAAGTGACTTTcaaagtagaaaaaaatagcAAAGGCTATGATGCAGTTGATGTCGCTAGACGAGTTG ATGTCATCAAAGAAGACTTGCGACGTGAAACTGGTGCGCAAGTTTTGTCGACCGGTGTCGGAGACCGG AGTAAACGCCCAGTTATACGCCACATGGGGGTTTCCGAGAACCTTTTCTACGGCATGGAACTGCCAGTGCTGCTGGCGCTTGTGGGCAGCCTCACCGTGCTGATCGTGGGCGGTGTGGTCTTTGCCGTGCTAGTCAAGAGAGACATGAGCTCCAAGAGGAAGATGCAGGGGCTCTCGTCAGCTGCCGACATTGATACAGAGGCTACGAGGGATTACCAG GAGTTATGTCGAGCCCGCATGTCGGGCAAATGGTCGGGACAGCAGACGACGGCCGCTCCCCCGCACCCCGCCGACCCCCCGCAGCGGATCACCTCCCTGTCACGCGAGCCTGACGCCAACTCGCCCTCCACTCGCTCCAGCACTTCTTCATG gagTGAGGAACCAGCGCTAACTAACATGGATATTTCTACTGGACACATGGTTTTG GCTTACATGGAAGACCACCTTCGCAATAAGGACCGCCTGGAGCAGGAATGGCGGGCCCTGTGCGCTTACGAGGCGGAGCCCTGCGCCACCGCGGCCGCACTGAAGGCAGAGAACGCCGCGAAGAACCGGTACGCCGACGTGCTGCCCTACGACCACTCCAGGGTTACTCTGAACACGCTGTCCAACCATCTCTGCTCTGATTACATCAACGCTTCGACTATT ACGGACCACGATCCTCGGAACCCCGCGTACATAGCAGCCGCCGGACCGCTTGCCCACACGGCACCTGATTTCTGGCAGATGGTCTGGGAACAAGGCAGCGTGGTCATGGTCATGCTAACTCGACTCACAGAAAACGGACAGCAACTGTGCCACCGCTACTGGCCTGAGGAGGGATCGGAGCTCTACCATATCTACGAG GTCCACCTGGTAAGCGAGCACATCTGGTGCGATGACTACCTGGTCCGCAGCTTCTACCTGAAGAACCAGCGCACCGGCGAGACCCGCACTGTGACCCAGTTCCACTTCCTCTCGTGGCCTGAAAACGGAGTGCCGGCCTCCACGAAGGCATTGCTTGAGTTCAGAAG gaaaGTGAACAAATCCTACAGGGGGCGATCATGCCCGATTGTCGTTCATTGcag CGATGGAGCAGGGCGAACTGGAACTTATTGCCTAATTGACATGGTCCTAAACCGCATGGCTAAAGGCGCCAAGGAGATCGACATCGCGGCCACGCTGGAGCATATCAGGGACCAGCGCCCGCGCACCGTCGCCACAAAACAACAGTTCGAGTTCGTCTTGATGGCCGTCGCTGAAGAG gttcaTGCAATACTGAAAGCTTTGCCTGCACACCTGCAACAACTCCAAGAGAAGAAGGACAAAGAGAAAGAGAAGGAAAAGGAGAAAGAAAAAGACGGCAACGACAAGGAGAAACCGAACAACTAA
- the LOC106138144 gene encoding receptor-type tyrosine-protein phosphatase N2 isoform X1 produces the protein MCRLSRRQALWALALLCALAPSHADGNIGCLFSASLCVEGVEWCYDDFAFGKCILIYDEEPEDGSLYKYDMSTEQLQWFEDELQRLASRGYRWEHAYTQCELQAMLYTLRQGLDPAEVNNKICDQFADPKLSSDSLEDENTEIEPDETAFVRFTPNSAKVDTDFANEVYSPPYSPDDDPTPYIIPKDLINNDEETPSDKLRDLMMMSADEDSPVVLPFEGFRERIKAENARAHNNDDASVIIDKEKKSLPDDNQVPLDPNIYPDVDGLGVRFRKFKTKPPPYTAAYLTGNRYSPLDAEVRSNALEKYKQSFAEKNFPFEYEDSDIPEPRIYFNEDGLDEMPFDAGSGEHDPYHVQDNNNMNSMPPKPSKNMQYLMNYWREIVNSKLKPQGALYAEGGPMKADELQGESGENSNFYSEDIQDLLTNEWGFMRRERDDVKKPGPRLDAKTLKILYHNKSVTAHGSPEAQKSGHNGGHDHNDYDYDPSYAYVLFKNRFLTNWEKGISFITRLEEMLGLEKNTFTNPRVDPGEVTFKVEKNSKGYDAVDVARRVDVIKEDLRRETGAQVLSTGVGDRSKRPVIRHMGVSENLFYGMELPVLLALVGSLTVLIVGGVVFAVLVKRDMSSKRKMQGLSSAADIDTEATRDYQELCRARMSGKWSGQQTTAAPPHPADPPQRITSLSREPDANSPSTRSSTSSWSEEPALTNMDISTGHMVLAYMEDHLRNKDRLEQEWRALCAYEAEPCATAAALKAENAAKNRYADVLPYDHSRVTLNTLSNHLCSDYINASTITDHDPRNPAYIAAAGPLAHTAPDFWQMVWEQGSVVMVMLTRLTENGQQLCHRYWPEEGSELYHIYEVHLVSEHIWCDDYLVRSFYLKNQRTGETRTVTQFHFLSWPENGVPASTKALLEFRRKVNKSYRGRSCPIVVHCSDGAGRTGTYCLIDMVLNRMAKGAKEIDIAATLEHIRDQRPRTVATKQQFEFVLMAVAEEVHAILKALPAHLQQLQEKKDKEKEKEKEKEKDGNDKEKPNN, from the exons ATGTGCCGCCTGTCGCGGCGGCAGGCTCTGTGGGCGCTGGCGCTGCTGTGCGCGCTGGCGCCCTCGCACGCCGATGGTAACATAG GTTGCTTATTCAGCGCGTCGTTATGCGTGGAAGGAGTGGAATGGTGTTACGACG ATTTCGCTTTCGGGAAGTGTATTTTGATCTACGACGAAGAACCAGAAGATGGGTCCCTGTACAA GTACGATATGAGTACGGAACAGTTGCAATGGTTTGAAGACGAGTTGCAGCGGCTGGCGTCGCGCGGGTACCGCTGGGAGCATGCGTACACGCAGTGCGAACTGCAAGCCATGCTGTACACACTGCGACAAGGCTT GGATCCAGCCGAGGTGAACAATAAAATCTGTGACCAATTTGCTGACCCCAAACTTAGTTCGGATTCCCTCGAAGATGAGAATACAGAG ATTGAACCGGATGAAACAGCGTTTGTAAGGTTCACCCCAAATTCAGCTAAAGTTGATACGGATTTTGCTAATGAAGTTTATAGTCCACCTTACTCGCCCGATGACGATCCTACGCCCTATATAATACCAAAGG ATTTAATCAACAATGACGAAGAAACGCCAAGCGACAAATTACGTgatttgatgatgatgagcGCTGATGAAGATTCACCTGTAGTTTTACCATTTGAGGGATTCAGAGAAAGAATAAAAGCTGAAAACGCTAGAGCTCACAATAATGACGATGCTAGTGTTATAATAGACAAAGAGAAGAAATCCCTACCCGATGATAACCAAGTCCCACTTGATCCGAATATTTACCCAGATGTTGATGGTTTAGGCGTGCGTTTtcgtaaatttaaaactaaacctCCGCCTTATACAGCAGCGTATCTTACGGGTAATCGATATTCTCCATTGGATGCTGAAGTACGTTCAAATGCTTTAGAGAAatacaaacaaagttttgcGGAGAAAAACTTCCCGTTTGAGTACGAGGACAGCGACATACCAGAACCaaggatttattttaatgaagatGGTTTGGATGAGATGCCATTTGATGCTGGTAGTGGAGAACATGATCCATATCATGTTCAAg ATAACAACAACATGAATAGTATGCCACCAAAACCATCAAAAAATATGCAGTATCTCATGAACTATTGGCGGGAAATAGTGAATTCTAAATTAAAACCACAAGGTGCCCTATACGCGGAGGGAGGTCCGATGAAAGCTGATGAGTTACAAGGCGAGTCAG gtgaaaattcaaatttttattccgaGGATATTCAAGATTTACTAACTAATGAGTGGGGATTTATGCGTAGGGAAAGAGACGATGTTAAAAAGCCCGGGCCGCGCCTGGATGCTAAAacattaaagattttataCCACAATAAATCAGTGACAG CTCATGGATCTCCAGAAGCACAAAAATCGGGCCATAATGGAGGTCATGACCATAATGATTACGACTACGATCCTTCCTACGCTTACGTCCTATTCAAAAACAg GTTCCTTACTAACTGGGAGAAAGGCATATCGTTCATAACGAGACTCGAAGAAATGCTTGGATTAGAAAAGAATACTTTCACGAACCCTCG cgTTGACCCTGGTGAAGTGACTTTcaaagtagaaaaaaatagcAAAGGCTATGATGCAGTTGATGTCGCTAGACGAGTTG ATGTCATCAAAGAAGACTTGCGACGTGAAACTGGTGCGCAAGTTTTGTCGACCGGTGTCGGAGACCGG AGTAAACGCCCAGTTATACGCCACATGGGGGTTTCCGAGAACCTTTTCTACGGCATGGAACTGCCAGTGCTGCTGGCGCTTGTGGGCAGCCTCACCGTGCTGATCGTGGGCGGTGTGGTCTTTGCCGTGCTAGTCAAGAGAGACATGAGCTCCAAGAGGAAGATGCAGGGGCTCTCGTCAGCTGCCGACATTGATACAGAGGCTACGAGGGATTACCAG GAGTTATGTCGAGCCCGCATGTCGGGCAAATGGTCGGGACAGCAGACGACGGCCGCTCCCCCGCACCCCGCCGACCCCCCGCAGCGGATCACCTCCCTGTCACGCGAGCCTGACGCCAACTCGCCCTCCACTCGCTCCAGCACTTCTTCATG gagTGAGGAACCAGCGCTAACTAACATGGATATTTCTACTGGACACATGGTTTTG GCTTACATGGAAGACCACCTTCGCAATAAGGACCGCCTGGAGCAGGAATGGCGGGCCCTGTGCGCTTACGAGGCGGAGCCCTGCGCCACCGCGGCCGCACTGAAGGCAGAGAACGCCGCGAAGAACCGGTACGCCGACGTGCTGCCCTACGACCACTCCAGGGTTACTCTGAACACGCTGTCCAACCATCTCTGCTCTGATTACATCAACGCTTCGACTATT ACGGACCACGATCCTCGGAACCCCGCGTACATAGCAGCCGCCGGACCGCTTGCCCACACGGCACCTGATTTCTGGCAGATGGTCTGGGAACAAGGCAGCGTGGTCATGGTCATGCTAACTCGACTCACAGAAAACGGACAGCAACTGTGCCACCGCTACTGGCCTGAGGAGGGATCGGAGCTCTACCATATCTACGAG GTCCACCTGGTAAGCGAGCACATCTGGTGCGATGACTACCTGGTCCGCAGCTTCTACCTGAAGAACCAGCGCACCGGCGAGACCCGCACTGTGACCCAGTTCCACTTCCTCTCGTGGCCTGAAAACGGAGTGCCGGCCTCCACGAAGGCATTGCTTGAGTTCAGAAG gaaaGTGAACAAATCCTACAGGGGGCGATCATGCCCGATTGTCGTTCATTGcag CGATGGAGCAGGGCGAACTGGAACTTATTGCCTAATTGACATGGTCCTAAACCGCATGGCTAAAGGCGCCAAGGAGATCGACATCGCGGCCACGCTGGAGCATATCAGGGACCAGCGCCCGCGCACCGTCGCCACAAAACAACAGTTCGAGTTCGTCTTGATGGCCGTCGCTGAAGAG gttcaTGCAATACTGAAAGCTTTGCCTGCACACCTGCAACAACTCCAAGAGAAGAAGGACAAAGAGAAAGAGAAGGAAAAGGAGAAAGAAAAAGACGGCAACGACAAGGAGAAACCGAACAACTAA